The Halalkalibacter krulwichiae genome has a segment encoding these proteins:
- a CDS encoding saccharopine dehydrogenase family protein, which yields MGKALIIGCGGVASVAIHKCVQNYEVFEEICIASRTKSKCDDLKAKLDGGKTKITTAQVDANNVDELIALIEEVKPDIVMNLALPYQDLTIMDACLATKTHYMDTANYEPEDTAKFEYKWQWDYRERFEKAGITALLGSGFDPGVTGVFSAHALKHHFDEIEYIDILDCNAGDHGYPFATNFNPEINIREVSANGRYWEKGEWIETDPMEIKRVYNFPEIGEKDMYLLYHEELESLAVNIPGIKRIRFFMTFGESYLTHLKCLENVGLTSIEPIEYEGKEIIPLQFLKALLPDPASLGPRTVGKTNIGCIFKGKKDGKEKTYYVYNVCDHQECYKEVGSQAVSYTTGVPAMIGAMMVMTGKWNKPGVYNIEEFDPDPFMEALNKWGLPWQESFNPELVDNEPIKEQETVR from the coding sequence CTATGAAGTATTCGAAGAAATTTGTATCGCAAGTCGTACAAAGTCAAAGTGTGATGATTTAAAAGCAAAACTTGACGGTGGAAAGACAAAGATTACGACAGCCCAAGTGGATGCGAACAATGTAGATGAGTTAATCGCATTAATTGAAGAAGTAAAACCAGATATCGTTATGAACTTGGCATTACCTTACCAAGATTTAACGATCATGGATGCGTGTCTTGCAACAAAGACGCATTATATGGATACAGCCAACTATGAGCCAGAAGATACGGCTAAATTTGAATATAAATGGCAGTGGGATTACCGTGAGCGCTTTGAAAAAGCTGGAATTACGGCTCTTTTAGGTAGTGGCTTCGATCCAGGCGTAACGGGAGTTTTCTCTGCTCACGCTTTAAAGCATCACTTTGATGAAATCGAATATATCGATATTCTTGATTGTAACGCAGGTGATCACGGTTATCCGTTCGCAACGAATTTCAATCCTGAAATCAATATTCGTGAAGTATCTGCAAATGGACGCTACTGGGAGAAGGGCGAATGGATTGAAACGGATCCAATGGAAATTAAACGTGTCTACAACTTCCCTGAAATCGGCGAAAAAGATATGTATTTATTGTATCACGAAGAACTTGAATCTCTTGCTGTGAATATTCCTGGAATTAAACGCATTCGTTTCTTCATGACATTTGGTGAAAGCTATTTAACTCATTTAAAATGTCTTGAAAATGTTGGCCTCACGTCAATTGAGCCAATTGAATACGAAGGAAAAGAAATCATTCCACTTCAATTTCTAAAAGCGTTACTGCCTGATCCTGCTTCTCTTGGACCACGCACAGTCGGAAAAACGAATATCGGTTGTATTTTCAAAGGGAAAAAAGACGGCAAAGAAAAAACATACTATGTATACAACGTATGTGATCACCAAGAGTGCTATAAAGAAGTTGGCTCACAAGCGGTTTCTTACACAACAGGTGTTCCAGCAATGATTGGTGCGATGATGGTTATGACTGGAAAATGGAACAAACCAGGCGTATACAACATCGAAGAATTCGATCCAGATCCATTCATGGAAGCATTAAACAAGTGGGGTCTTCCATGGCAAGAAAGCTTCAACCCAGAGCTTGTTGATAATGAGCCGATCAAAGAGCAGGAGACAGTGCGTTAA